ATGCCTCATATGGCGGCGGACCCCTGGGTCTTTCGCGGCGATGTCTAAAGCCTCAAGTCCGAACTTAGTTGCCAGATCGACGCGTCCCACGGCCAAGTAAGTATCGGCAAGGGTCGAAATGATACGCAGTCGACAATAGCCAAAGTCGCGTCCGGGTAAAAATGCAAGCGCTCTACGCAGATGCTCGCGGGCTATCGTGTAGTTACCGCGCTCAAACGCGTCGACTCCCAGGCTCGCTTCACAATGGGCCAACGGACCCGGTAGGTCTTCTGACTCAGCAATACGGCGGCACTCCGCCATGAAAGTGAAGGCTTCCTGACGATTCGGGTTTTCCCCGCTTAAATGACAAATGGCGGTATTGAAAATGGTCTTAGCAACCGCCTCCCAATTGCGTGCCTCGCGATACTGCGCTGTGGCAGAGGCGTAATGACGCGCAGCTTCGCTATAATTCCCAAGGAAAAAGTGAATGCGGCCAAGATTGCAAGTGACGTCGCCATAGGTTTCTTCCGGGGCAGAGAATGGCCCTAGGTCCGCTTGGATGGCCTGAAGCTGCCGCATGGCTTTATCGCCGCGGCCCTCCTCAGCGTGGCTAACGGCGATGATTAGCGAGAGCTGCAGCTGATCTAACTGGCTAAGATTCTTCAGCCGCAAGGCGCGTGTTGCCGTCTCCCTTGCTAAATCTGAGCGACCACTTTCGAGATACAGCTGGGCGGCGGGTATACTTACTTGTGGCGAGTGGATGCGTTTCGAAAAATTATGAATCTCAAGGCCCAGTTGGGGGTTCCAGGCCGACAAGGAGCCGCGAAGCAGACATCCCCAGATTGCAGGATTATAATTCAGGCTCTGTGGGTCACGCGCGAGTTGGCCGAAGACTTCCTCCAGAGGGCGCGATAAACTGCAGTGGGCAAGCCGCTCCCCCCAGGTATCCAGGATGAGATCCCACGCTTTTTTGCTATGGCTGGACCGCGCCAATTTGACGAGCTGGTCCCATTTTTTCGTTTGTTTTGTGCGACTGGCGTTCATGGCGTGTAGCATTATCAGATTTCCCGTCGGTCACCAAAAAAAAACGCTGACCATGTCTCGGGGGGCTAAAACTACTTTATGCTAGCGGCGTGCAGATGCGTGAAGATCGGCGCAAGCAAGGTGTCATAGGTACCCGGTACACTTGCCATGATACAGAGGGCCGCGCGGGTGATGGCTGGATCTGGGTTTACGGACGACCTGGCCAATGCTGTGCCGAGTTCAGTTGAGCTAGTGGGGCCGCTAATTACGCCGGTAGCTAGCCGGCCGTCCTGGTAAATTACCTGGCAGTAACCCTCTTGCCACGGGAAGGTAAGTAGTAGCTCTGCCAAGGCTCTGCCATCTGGAACCAGGCGCAAAATTAGGTCGCTCGCGCGATCGCCTCGGAAACAGTGCCACTCGGATCCTTGGTAACGATCTTTTCTGACCTCCGTAGGAATCAGGAGCATCGATCGGCCCTCGCGCAGGGGCTCAATATAATCACGAAGAAATATAAGGCTAGCGGCTTCGGCGTGAACCAAGGAGAATGCCAGTTGCGTCTGTGTGGATGCAAGCATCGTAGCTCGTATGAGTCGTGCTTTGAGCTGGATGCTGGACTCAAGAAGACTGAGCTGCAGATCGTATTCTTTGCCAGTAGCTAGGCTTAAGGTGTGGTCGTCGATAGTCGTGGCCAGACCACCGTAACTGAGGTTGTTGAGTCGGCCCGATTGTCCGGAGTCCATCAAATTGACAATACCGTTTAGCGCGTTAGGGATTGGTACGCGCATGTGCAGGCGGCCCTCGCGCTCGATAGCGGAAAGGGCCTTGACCGTCGCTGCATCGCGGTCTTTGAGTTTCGCAAAAGCTGATTTCATGTGATTTAGTAAGCCCATAACCACCCTGCCAAAGTCCTCTCCAATCAGTAGTTTCGGCGGGGCTTAGAAATATCTTTAGTTGAAATCTATGTTTTTTTATGATACCACGATGACGTTCCTCAGTGTGCTTGTATCTAAAGTGAATTTCCCTGAGAATTCACTGACCTGCAGGCCCAGGCGTCTGATTTCCATTTGGTTATTGGATTGCATCTGGCCTTTTTTGTTTGGTCTTTCTCAATCGTGCGTGGCTAGGACAAGGTAGAGCGTGGATCGCATCAAACTCGACAACGTCATTACATTAGTCAACGGGCAATTGAATCCGTCTGGGTTTGATTGCATTGAGGCGGAATGGCTTGGTCACGAGCGGATCCTGCGCCTGTTTGTCGAGCGCGCGTCCGACGAAATCGGAATGAATTTAGATGGTTGCGTGAGTGCAACGCGTTTGCTCCACGAATGCGCAGCCTTAGACGATATGGTGCCTGGTCATTACGTCCTCGAGGTTAGTTCGCCAGGGGTGGAGAGGCCTCTGCGGCGCGTTGAGCATTTCCGCGCAAATTTAGGGCGTAGGGCTGAGGTTAAGCTGAGAGAGAAGTGTAACGAACGCAGGCAGGGTAAGGGTATCCTGGCTGAGGTGAGAGACGATAACGGTGGGTTGGTAACCATGCAAACTGAGCAGGGAGATTGGTCTTTCTCCCTGGAATTGTTGCAGCGTGCCAGTCTGCTATATGACTGGGGCGATAGTTAATCAGACCGCTCGTTGGTTGAATAAGTGAGGAAGGATCGAACAGCATGGCCGCAGTGACAGAAGCAAACGAGTTAGATAGCGATCTTACCCGAGTAATCAATGTGGTAAGTCGCGATAAGAATTTGGACAAAGCCGTTATCATCGACGCGCTGGAGCAGGCTGTATTGCACGCTGCGCGGCGGGATTACGGTGCGACTGCCGATTTAGAGGCTCACTACAACGAGGATAGTAACGAAAT
This genomic stretch from Deltaproteobacteria bacterium harbors:
- a CDS encoding PilZ domain-containing protein, yielding MGLLNHMKSAFAKLKDRDAATVKALSAIEREGRLHMRVPIPNALNGIVNLMDSGQSGRLNNLSYGGLATTIDDHTLSLATGKEYDLQLSLLESSIQLKARLIRATMLASTQTQLAFSLVHAEAASLIFLRDYIEPLREGRSMLLIPTEVRKDRYQGSEWHCFRGDRASDLILRLVPDGRALAELLLTFPWQEGYCQVIYQDGRLATGVISGPTSSTELGTALARSSVNPDPAITRAALCIMASVPGTYDTLLAPIFTHLHAASIK